The genomic region TCATTGTGGATGGTCAACCCGAGCGGGAGCTAGAAATGAACCAAACAATCAGACTAAAGTATATTTAGAAAAAGTACATTCATTAGTAGCAAATAATATTGATTTATTTACCACCGACGATCCAGATAATCATGTCGTTCCATTAGATGATTTCTTAGGTTCAGGCCGCATCGCCTCTGCAAATCAAATTCCAATTAAGTGTTTAGAGCCTCAACAAAGCTTTACTATTGAGGGACAACGTGTTGAAGTTAATGCTTCAGTAGAAAAGTGCCAAAAGCAGCTCTCTTTTATTACTAGTAATATTTGGTAAAAGAGCCAACGATTACATCGACGACGGACGCGGTGACAGCCCGCGATCCTTACTTTCTACTCCCTGCCGCGCCCGTCATGTTAGACGTTGGCGTCATATGCGACACACTAAAATTACGCTAATCCATTAAAAATAATGAAATTAATAATAGAATAAAAACGGACTAAAAATGTACATCTGTACAAGTCATGTGATCTTGGCTATAGTAGTACATATGTACTTTATGGTTGAGCAGAATGGATATTACGATAGATACATCGGCACTAATTGCTGTCATTGGCAATGAAAAAGCCAAAGATAAGATCATAAATTTAACAATTGGAGCATCATTAGTTGCACCAATGTCGGTACATTGGGAGATTGGTAATGCTTTTTCAGCAATGTTCAAAAGAAGAGTCATCGAACTGGCAGATGCAGAAAAAGCACTAAAGGTTTATAAATCAATTCCCATCCAATTCATAGATATACCATTAGAGCGCACGTTATATATAACAAAAAACTTTAATATTTATGCTTATGATGCTTACCTTATTCAATGCGCCGAGCAGACGAGTAGTCCATTACTCTCTTTAGATAAAGGCTTAATTAACATTGCCAAACAAATGGGCATTACAGTATTGGAGGTGACAGATGAGACAATATAATTTCACAGAAGCCAGAAAAAATTTTGCTTCGATCCT from Thiothrix nivea DSM 5205 harbors:
- a CDS encoding type II toxin-antitoxin system VapC family toxin; this translates as MDITIDTSALIAVIGNEKAKDKIINLTIGASLVAPMSVHWEIGNAFSAMFKRRVIELADAEKALKVYKSIPIQFIDIPLERTLYITKNFNIYAYDAYLIQCAEQTSSPLLSLDKGLINIAKQMGITVLEVTDETI